In Candidatus Omnitrophota bacterium, a genomic segment contains:
- a CDS encoding TetR/AcrR family transcriptional regulator: MNQEPIMTAIEEKAILESKDTKEQISRAATKIFAFQGFDGASIREIADAAGVTKPVLYYYFKNKEDLYIWLIRDAYDFLLKHLKEIIDGEGDFHQKLKKLHQAYLDISSQYEDTTRLLFSAAFAPRRSAPAIDIMELERVHIDILKVFFEKGIESGAIQNISPEEAVYHFFGSLNVYIMYRLLQGRPYPENLAEKLNRYVLYGIGGRNS; this comes from the coding sequence ATGAACCAAGAACCCATAATGACGGCGATTGAAGAAAAAGCCATACTTGAATCGAAAGATACGAAAGAACAGATATCCCGCGCCGCCACTAAAATTTTTGCTTTTCAGGGCTTTGACGGCGCCAGCATCCGAGAGATAGCCGACGCGGCGGGAGTAACGAAACCCGTTCTTTATTATTACTTTAAGAATAAAGAAGATTTGTATATTTGGCTGATTCGGGACGCTTACGATTTTTTATTGAAGCATCTCAAAGAAATCATTGATGGCGAAGGAGATTTTCATCAGAAATTGAAGAAATTGCACCAAGCTTATCTCGATATCAGTTCCCAATACGAAGATACGACGCGCTTGCTTTTCAGCGCCGCTTTTGCTCCCCGCCGCAGCGCCCCCGCCATCGACATTATGGAGTTAGAGCGGGTGCATATCGACATTCTGAAAGTTTTTTTCGAAAAAGGGATCGAGTCAGGGGCGATTCAGAACATATCCCCGGAAGAAGCGGTATACCATTTTTTCGGTTCGCTAAACGTCTATATTATGTATAGATTATTGCAAGGCAGACCTTATCCTGAGAATCTTGCGGAAAAATTGAATCGTTACGTCTTGTACGGCATTGGAGGCCGAAATTCATGA
- a CDS encoding 3-deoxy-7-phosphoheptulonate synthase encodes MQPIQDIHIIESRPLPPPDEICKDLPITEKAAQTVYEGRQTIKRMMRDIDKRMLVIVGPCSIHDETAAYEYADRLNALQEKVKERLFLVMRVYFEKPRTTVGWKGLINDPYLNGDCDIAYGLWKARKILLNLCHRNICAASELLDPVVPQYIVDLICWAAIGARTTESQIHREMASGLSMPVGFKNSTDGNLQIAIDAIHSARYPHSFVGINRDGKMYIWKSTGNVWAHVILRGGREQPNFDADNLLFASRKLSETNLPLFIMVDCSHANAEGQYQNQATVWKYLIQQKIEGCDALRGLMLESHLHEGSQKIPADLTQLKYGVSITDPCIDWETTEELILYAYENLADKL; translated from the coding sequence ATGCAGCCCATCCAAGACATTCATATAATCGAAAGCCGTCCCTTGCCGCCGCCGGACGAGATTTGCAAAGACCTGCCCATCACCGAAAAAGCGGCGCAAACGGTCTATGAAGGCCGCCAAACCATCAAGCGCATGATGCGGGACATCGACAAGCGGATGCTCGTCATCGTCGGCCCCTGCTCCATCCATGACGAGACGGCGGCTTACGAATACGCCGACCGGTTGAATGCGCTTCAGGAAAAGGTCAAAGAGCGTTTGTTTCTCGTCATGCGCGTCTATTTCGAGAAGCCGCGCACGACCGTCGGTTGGAAAGGCCTTATCAACGATCCCTACTTGAACGGCGATTGCGATATCGCTTATGGTTTATGGAAAGCGCGTAAAATTTTGCTGAATTTATGCCACCGCAACATTTGCGCCGCTTCGGAACTGCTGGATCCAGTTGTTCCGCAATACATTGTCGATCTGATCTGCTGGGCCGCCATCGGCGCGCGCACTACGGAGTCGCAAATTCACCGCGAAATGGCCAGCGGACTATCGATGCCGGTGGGTTTCAAGAATAGCACCGACGGCAACTTGCAAATCGCCATCGATGCTATCCATTCCGCCCGTTATCCGCACAGTTTCGTGGGCATCAATCGCGATGGCAAAATGTATATTTGGAAATCGACGGGTAACGTGTGGGCGCACGTCATCCTGCGCGGGGGGCGGGAGCAGCCGAATTTCGACGCCGACAACCTTCTTTTCGCCAGCCGGAAATTATCGGAGACCAATCTGCCTCTTTTTATCATGGTCGATTGCAGCCATGCGAATGCGGAAGGGCAATACCAAAACCAAGCGACTGTATGGAAATACCTGATCCAACAAAAGATAGAAGGTTGCGACGCTTTGCGCGGACTCATGCTGGAAAGCCATCTCCATGAAGGCAGTCAAAAAATCCCCGCCGATTTAACCCAATTGAAATACGGCGTCTCCATCACCGATCCCTGCATCGATTGGGAAACTACGGAAGAACTTATCCTCTACGCCTACGAAAACCTAGCCGATAAACTGTAA